Proteins from a single region of Oryza brachyantha chromosome 6, ObraRS2, whole genome shotgun sequence:
- the LOC102721559 gene encoding uncharacterized protein LOC102721559 isoform X1 yields MPRLTAEDASLVLDHVVGDPSVPAAAANAVLAALPFPSNPTPRLLRAVLLRRLAADPVSADALDSLQLLASLPSRASASASAAHIAVAAHLAVSAPDFDAAAGALFARPGGRARRAVEGGDAALVSDEAATVADQFEAAVGNSFSQAVLRGLWGDRAAAEERVRELLAAEWAAIGQSRLEEAAERIVGDGAIETWSAADEVTRAKYCVLAGEQRACEIQCKLGGPVFQGNQISTPEVHKVVDSLKSSCANLHSVVEDPLPAAKAVADEVLAARMDKAADLNAGEVSNQPVACDIAGPSAPTDNREAPKKGASPSLMDWNPTARTFLILDMACLQWEDSPEPEGSRSPIHRPHLPSPRRTTVSPLQPADNKAKRRKARKWCALEEETLRKGVEQYGNGNWKDILTNNADVFIGRKAMDLKDKWRNMRRY; encoded by the exons ATGCCGCGGCTGACGGCGGAGGACGCGTCCCTGGTGCTGGACCACGTGGTGGGCGACCCCTccgtgccggccgccgcggccaacGCCGTGCTCGCGGCGCTCCCGTTCCCGTCCAACCCGACCCCGCGCCTCCTCCgggccgtcctcctccgccgcctcgccgccgacccggTCTCCGCCGACGCCCTCGACTCGCTCCAGCTCCTCGCCTCGCTCCCCTCCcgggcctccgcctccgcctctgcCGCCCACATCGCCGTCGCGGCccacctcgccgtctccgcgcccgacttcgacgccgccgcgggggcccTCTTCGCGCgccccggcggccgcgcgcgccgcgcggtCGAGGGTGGGGACGCCGCGCTCGTCTCCGACGAGGCCGCCACCGTGGCCGACCAGTTCGAGGCCGCCGTGGGGAACTCGTTCTCGCAGGCTGTGCTGAGGGGGCTGTGGGGCGACcgggccgcggcggaggagcgggTGAGGGAGCTCCTCGCTGCCGAGTGGGCGGCGATTGGGCAGTCCAGgctggaggaggcggctgaGCGGATTGTTGGGGATGGTGCCATCGAGACATGGAGTGCTGCCGACGAGGTCACCCGCGCCAAGTACTGCGTGCTCG CTGGGGAACAAAGAGCATGTGAAATTCAGTGCAAACTTGGAGGACCTGTCTTTCAAGGAAATCAAATTTCGACACCAGAAGTTCATAAGGTGGTGGATTCCCTAAAATCAAGCTGTGCTAACCTTCACAGTGTAGTAGAGGATCCTCTTCCTGCTGCAAAGGCAGTGGCAGATGAGGTGCTGGCTGCAAGGATGGATAAAGCAGCCGATTTAAATGCTGGAGAAGTTAGTAATCAACCAGTGGCCTGTGACATTGCTGGTCCAAGTGCTCCTACTGACAATAGGGAGGCTCCAAAGAAAGGCGCATCACCCAGTCTTATGGATTGGAACCCAACAGCAAGAACCTTTCTG ATTTTGGACATGGCTTGTTTGCAGTGGGAGGACTCGCCAGAACCTGAGGGGTCACGATCGCCGATACATAGACCACACCTGCCTAGCCCAAGGAGAACAACAGTTTCTCCTTTGCAACCGGCAGATAATAAAGCCAAGCGTAGGAAGGCAAGGAAGTGGTGCGCATTAGAAGAAGAAACACTAAGAAAGGGTGTCGAACA GTATGGTAATGGCAACTGGAAGGATATTTTAACCAACAATGCTGATGTTTTTATTGGTAGAAAAGCG ATGGACTTGAAAGATAAGTGGAGAAACATGAGAAGATATTAG
- the LOC102721559 gene encoding uncharacterized protein LOC102721559 isoform X2, with product MPRLTAEDASLVLDHVVGDPSVPAAAANAVLAALPFPSNPTPRLLRAVLLRRLAADPVSADALDSLQLLASLPSRASASASAAHIAVAAHLAVSAPDFDAAAGALFARPGGRARRAVEGGDAALVSDEAATVADQFEAAVGNSFSQAVLRGLWGDRAAAEERVRELLAAEWAAIGQSRLEEAAERIVGDGAIETWSAADEVTRAKYCVLAGEQRACEIQCKLGGPVFQGNQISTPEVHKVVDSLKSSCANLHSVVEDPLPAAKAVADEVLAARMDKAADLNAGEVSNQPVACDIAGPSAPTDNREAPKKGASPSLMDWNPTARTFLWEDSPEPEGSRSPIHRPHLPSPRRTTVSPLQPADNKAKRRKARKWCALEEETLRKGVEQYGNGNWKDILTNNADVFIGRKAMDLKDKWRNMRRY from the exons ATGCCGCGGCTGACGGCGGAGGACGCGTCCCTGGTGCTGGACCACGTGGTGGGCGACCCCTccgtgccggccgccgcggccaacGCCGTGCTCGCGGCGCTCCCGTTCCCGTCCAACCCGACCCCGCGCCTCCTCCgggccgtcctcctccgccgcctcgccgccgacccggTCTCCGCCGACGCCCTCGACTCGCTCCAGCTCCTCGCCTCGCTCCCCTCCcgggcctccgcctccgcctctgcCGCCCACATCGCCGTCGCGGCccacctcgccgtctccgcgcccgacttcgacgccgccgcgggggcccTCTTCGCGCgccccggcggccgcgcgcgccgcgcggtCGAGGGTGGGGACGCCGCGCTCGTCTCCGACGAGGCCGCCACCGTGGCCGACCAGTTCGAGGCCGCCGTGGGGAACTCGTTCTCGCAGGCTGTGCTGAGGGGGCTGTGGGGCGACcgggccgcggcggaggagcgggTGAGGGAGCTCCTCGCTGCCGAGTGGGCGGCGATTGGGCAGTCCAGgctggaggaggcggctgaGCGGATTGTTGGGGATGGTGCCATCGAGACATGGAGTGCTGCCGACGAGGTCACCCGCGCCAAGTACTGCGTGCTCG CTGGGGAACAAAGAGCATGTGAAATTCAGTGCAAACTTGGAGGACCTGTCTTTCAAGGAAATCAAATTTCGACACCAGAAGTTCATAAGGTGGTGGATTCCCTAAAATCAAGCTGTGCTAACCTTCACAGTGTAGTAGAGGATCCTCTTCCTGCTGCAAAGGCAGTGGCAGATGAGGTGCTGGCTGCAAGGATGGATAAAGCAGCCGATTTAAATGCTGGAGAAGTTAGTAATCAACCAGTGGCCTGTGACATTGCTGGTCCAAGTGCTCCTACTGACAATAGGGAGGCTCCAAAGAAAGGCGCATCACCCAGTCTTATGGATTGGAACCCAACAGCAAGAACCTTTCTG TGGGAGGACTCGCCAGAACCTGAGGGGTCACGATCGCCGATACATAGACCACACCTGCCTAGCCCAAGGAGAACAACAGTTTCTCCTTTGCAACCGGCAGATAATAAAGCCAAGCGTAGGAAGGCAAGGAAGTGGTGCGCATTAGAAGAAGAAACACTAAGAAAGGGTGTCGAACA GTATGGTAATGGCAACTGGAAGGATATTTTAACCAACAATGCTGATGTTTTTATTGGTAGAAAAGCG ATGGACTTGAAAGATAAGTGGAGAAACATGAGAAGATATTAG
- the LOC102718657 gene encoding uncharacterized protein LOC102718657, whose protein sequence is MLPPPPPPPPSLPPRVLPNLVSCSRRAITSAFSAAYSTAAAGGGGRPIRYAVLGAGFAGLSVAWHLLKHSSKDSRVRVDIYDENGVGGGASGVSGGLLHPYSPKVKLLWRGGEFWKECMDLLRCAEQANGSDGASEDETLIWRRGIIRPPTSEKTADILLENAQSCLQSCSLEVLDSDEAQCLVPGLRVPLNFAVYMPLALNINPKKYLQALFTACQNFSDEVSLSSSKWKECKLYKEHINDLQQLSGDYDSVIICLGGKASSLPELTNKLPLRTCRGVIAGFKLPSDTVEIYGSQSPSILSDAWLAFQGPRTVSIGSTWQWKSENYSTAVSNDEALTAMEELLPKASAVYPGITKWKFVQARAGIRAMPPLTANGSLPLLGCLNNVVGKRSNCNFWLVGGLGARGLLYHGLAGKLTAKAAISCDESLIPSEFTCWKKP, encoded by the exons atgcttccgccgccgccgccgccgccgccttcgcttCCACCCCGCGTCCTCCCCAACCTTGTATCGTGCTCCAGGAGGGCCATCACATCGGCCTTCTCCGCGGCCTActcgacagcggcggcgggaggcggcggccgccccaTCCGGTACGCGGTCCTCGGCGCCGGGTTCGCGGGGCTCTCCGTCGCCTGGCACCTCCTCAAG CATAGCTCCAAGGATTCCCGCGTGCGCGTGGACATCTACGACGAGAACGGCGTCGGGGGAGGCGCCTCGGGCGTTTCCGGAGGGCTTCTCCACCCGTACTCACCTAAAG TGAAGCTTCTATGGAGGGGTGGTGAATTCTGGAAGGAGTGCATGGATCTGCTTCGCTGCGCGGAACAAGCGAATGGATCAGATGGAGCTAGCGAAGATGAGACCCTTATCTGGAGAAG GGGAATTATACGGCCGCCTACAAGCGAGAAAACCGCTGACATATTGCTGGAG AATGCTCAGAGTTGCCTCCAGAGTTGCAGCCTTGAAGTTCTTGATTCGGATGAGGCACAATGTCTGGTCCCTGGGTTACGTGTTCCGTTAAACTTTGCGGTTTACATGCCATTAGCTTTGAACATCAATCCTAAGAAATATTTACAG GCTTTGTTCACtgcatgccaaaatttttctgATGAAGTATCACTATCATCCAGTAAATGGAAAGAGTGCAAACTTTACAAGGAACACATCAATGATCTACAACAGTTGTCAG GTGATTATGATTCAGTAATTATCTGCCTCGGGGGCAAAGCTAGCTCACTTCCAGAACTCACAAATAAGCTACCTCTTAGAACCTGCAGAGGTGTTATTGCTGGATTCAAGTTGCCATCGGATACAGT AGAAATATATGGCAGTCAAAGCCCTTCAATCTTATCTGATGCTTGGCTGGCATTTCAAGGTCCTCGTACCGTTTCCATTGGGTCGACTTGGCAATGGAAGTCAGAAAACTATTCTACAGCTGTATCTAATGATGAAGCTCTTACTGCAATGGAAGAGCTGCTCCCAAAAGCTTCTGCTGTTTATCCAGGAATTACTAAATGGAAATTTGTACAGGCAAGGGCTGGGATAAGAGCAATGCCTCCATTGACAGCCAATGGATCGTTGCCGCTATTGGGTTGTTTGAATAATGTGGTAGGTAAGAGGAGCAACTGTAATTTTTGGCTAGTTGGTGGGCTTGGTGCGAGGGGTCTTCTATACCATGGATTGGCTGGAAAGCTTACTGCCAAGGCTGCGATTTCCTGCGATGAAAGCCTAATACCTTCTGAATTCACTTGCTGGAAAAAACCTTAG
- the LOC102721845 gene encoding ATPase 6, plasma membrane-type-like — MASSISLEDVRDGAVDLSKMPVEEVFATLQCDRKGLTGAEGESRLRLFGPNKLEEKKESKLLKFLGFMWNPLSWVMEIAAIMAIVLANGGGRPPDWQDFVGIVSLLIINSTISYIEEANAGDAAAALMAGLAPKTKLLRDGRWEEQEAAILVPGDIVSIKLGDIIPADARLLEGDPLKIDQSALTGESMPVNKHPGQEVFSGSTVKQGEIEAVVIATGVHTFFGKAAHLVDSTNNVGHFQLVLTAIGNFCIVSIAAGMLVEVLVMYPIQHRAYRDGIDNLLVLLIGGIPIAMPTVLSVTMAIGSHRLSQQGAITKRMTAIEEMAGMDVLCSDKTGTLTLNKLTVDKTLIEVCSKGVDKDMVLLYAARASRVENQDAIDTCIVNMLADPKEARAGIQEVHFLPFNPVDKRTAITYVDGNGDWHRVSKGAPEQIIDLCNMAADAEKKIHALIDSYADRGLRSLGVSYQQVPEKNKDSAGEPWQFIGLLPLFDPPRHDSAETIRRALHLGVNVKMITGDQLAIAKETGRRLGMGTNMYPSTTLLGDKNSQVNGLPIDELIERADGFAGVFPEHKYEIVKRLQDRKHICGMTGDGVNDAPALKKADIGIAVDDATDAARSASDIVLTEPGLSVIVSAVLTSRAIFQRMKNYTIYAVSITIRIVLGFLLIAIIWKFDFAPFMVLIIAILNDGTIMTISKDRVKPSPTPDSWKLNEIFVTGVVLGTYMALVTVLFFYLAHDTDFFTEVLGARSIRGSDRELMAALYLQVSIISQALIFVTRSRSWSFVERPGFLLLFAFFAAQLVATAIAVYANWDFCRMQGIGWGWAAAVWEFSLVTYLPLDVLKFIIRYFLSSKGLDNVQNK; from the exons ATGGCGTCCTCCATCTCCCTCGAAGACGtccgcgacggcgccgtcgaccTG TCGAAGATGCCGGTGGAGGAGGTGTTCGCGACGCTGCAGTGCGACCGGAAGGGGCTCACCGGCGCCGAGGGAGAGAGCCGGCTGCGGCTGTTCGGGCCGAACAAgctggaggagaagaaggagagcAAGCTGCTCAAGTTCTTGGGCTTCATGTGGAACCCGCTCTCGTGGGTGATGGAGATCGCCGCCATCATGGCCATCGTGCTCgccaacggcggcggccgcccgcCCGACTGGCAGGACTTCGTCGGCATCGTGTCGCTGCTCATCATCAACTCCACCATCAGCTACATCGAGGAGGCCAACGCCggggacgccgcggcggcgctcatGGCCGGGCTGGCGCCCAAGACAAAGCTGCTGAGGGATGGGCGGtgggaggagcaggaggcggCGATCCTGGTGCCCGGCGACATCGTCAGCATCAAGCTCGGCGACATCATCCCCGCCGACGCGAGGCTGCTCGAGGGCGACCCGCTGAAGATCGACCAGtcggcgctcaccggcgagtCGATGCCGGTGAACAAGCACCCGGGGCAGGAGGTGTTCTCGGGGTCCACGGTGAAGCAGGGCGAGATCGAGgccgtcgtcatcgccacCGGCGTGCACACGTTCTTCGGCAAGGCGGCGCACCTCGTCGACAGCACCAACAACGTCGGCCACTTCCAGCTGGTGCTCACCGCCATCGGCAACTTCTGCATcgtctccatcgccgccggcatgCTGGTCGAGGTCCTCGTCATGTACCCGATCCAGCACCGCGCCTACCGCGACGGCATCGACAACCTCCTCGTGCTCCTCATCGGCGGCATCCCCATCGCCATGCCCACCGTGCTGTCCGTCACCATGGCCATCGGCTCCCACCGGCTGTCGCAGCAGGGCGCCATCACCAAGCGCATGACCGCCATCGAGGAGATGGCCGGCATGGACGTGCTCTGCAGCGACAAGACCGGCACCCTCACCCTCAACAAGCTCACCGTCGACAAGACCCTCATCGAGGTCTGCTCCAAGGGCGTCGACAAGGACATGGTCCTCCTCTACGCCGCCAGGGCGTCCCGCGTCGAGAACCAGGACGCCATTGACACCTGCATCGTCAACATGCTCGCCGACCCCAAGGAGGCGCGCGCCGGCATCCAAGAAGTCCACTTCCTCCCCTTCAACCCCGTCGACAAGCGCACCGCCATCACCTACGTCGACGGCAATGGCGACTGGCACAGGGTCAGCAAGGGCGCCCCCGAGCAGATCATCGACCTCTGCAACatggccgccgacgccgagaaGAAGATCCACGCCTTGATCGACAGCTACGCCGACCGGGGACTCCGGTCACTCGGCGTGTCGTACCAGCAGGTGCCGGAGAAGAACAAGGACAGCGCCGGCGAGCCGTGGCAGTTCATCGGCTTGCTGCCGCTGTTCGACCCGCCGAGGCACGACAGCGCGGAGACCATCCGCCGCGCGCTCCACCTCGGCGTCAACGTCAAGATGATCACCGGCGACCAGCTCGCCATCGCCAAGGAGACGGGGCGGCGGCTCGGCATGGGCACCAACATGTACCCGTCGACCACCCTCCTCGGCGACAAGAACAGCCAGGTGAACGGCCTCCCCATCGACGAGCTCATCGAGCGCGCCGACGGCTTCGCCGGCGTGTTCCCGGAGCACAAGTACGAGATCGTGAAGCGTCTCCAGGACCGGAAGCACATCTGCGGGatgaccggcgacggcgtgaacGACGCGCCGGCGCTGAAGAAGGCGGACATCGGgatcgccgtcgacgacgcgacggacgCGGCCCGGAGCGCGTCGGACATCGTGCTGACGGAGCCCGGGCTGAGCGTGATCGTGAGCGCCGTGCTGACGAGCCGCGCCATCTTCCAGCGGATGAAGAACTACACCATCTACGCCGTGTCCATCACCATCCGCATCGTGCTCGGCTTCCTCCTCATCGCGATCATCTGGAAGTTCGACTTCGCGCCCTTCATGGTGCTCATCATCGCCATCCTCAACGACGGCACCATCATGACCATCTCCAAGGACCGCGTCAAGCCGTCGCCCACCCCGGACTCGTGGAAGCTCAACGAGATCTTCGTCACCGGCGTCGTGCTCGGCACCTACATGGCGCTCGTCACCGTGCTCTTCTTCTACCTCGCGCACGACACCGACTTCTTCACGGAGGTGCTCGGGGCGAGGTCCATCAGGGGGAGCGACAGGGAGCTCATGGCGGCACTCTACCTCCAGGTGAGCATCATCAGCCAGGCGCTCATCTTCGTGACGCGCTCCAGGAGCTGGTCCTTCGTCGAGAGGCCCGGCTTCTTGCTGCTCTTCGCCTTCTTCGCGGCGCAGCTCGTGGCCACGGCCATCGCCGTCTACGCCAACTGGGACTTCTGCCGGATGCAGGGCATCGGCTGGGGgtgggccgccgccgtctgggAGTTCAGCCTCGTCACCTACCTCCCGCTCGACGTCCTCAAGTTCATCATCCGATACTTCCTCAGCAGCAAGGGCTTGGACAACGTCCAGAACAAG tga